The DNA region CGGTGCGGGCGGTCACGGTGCGGACGGCCACGCTGGACGTCGCGGGCCAGCGTGTGCCGGTGAACCTGCGCTCGATCGGCGGTCAGCCGTACGTGTCGCTGGCGGAACTCGCCAGCCTGCCCGACGTGGCCGCCGCGCTTGTCGCGGCCCCGGCTCCCGCCGTCACCCTGACGCGGGCGGGGCAGGCCACCACCTTCGCGCTGAATGTGCCTGCCCTGGTGCCGCTCACGCACGGCAAGGAATACACGGACGTGCTGCCCCGCTAGCCCGCGGTAACGGCCCGCTCACCCGAAGACGGCCACGGATGCATGTCGCGTCCGTGGCCGGTTCGTGGTGGGAGACCTCAGTTGAAGCTGACCAGACCCTCGAGCTTCTTGATGTTCATGGCGCTGATGCCCTTGATCTTCGTGGTCAGGCTGGCCATGTTCTTGAACGGCCGGTCCTTGACGATCTCGGCGGCGATCTTCTTGCCCACGCCGGGCAGGGTCTCGAGCTGGCGCGCTGTGGCCCGGTTGATGTGCACGCGCTGCATGGTGTGCGCGGCCTTCGGCATGGCGGTGTGGGTGGTCTTGGCAAAGGCGGTGGCGGGCGCAAGCAGCAATGCGGCGGCGGTCAGAGCGATCAGGTGGTGTTTCATTTGAACCTCCGCCGATATATAAATATATTCGCCTAATAGTTAAATGAAACGGAAAGATAGCTAGAAAATGAAACCTGTTGGCTGGCACCTGAGCCAGGGATCAGGCCGGGTCCAAAGCTCGTGCCCCACCCCTCAGCGGTCGATCTCAATGGCGCTCAGGGCCGGATAATCCGCGCTGGCACTCAGCGTCAGGGTCAGGACGCCGCCCGTGACCGACACGCCCGGCAGCGTCCTGACCAGGGCCTGGTCCTGCCCGCCGCTCTCCTGGTAGATGTCGAGGTCATGGATCACGACCTGCCCCTGGGCCGACACGTCGAAGACGCGCTCGCCGGCGTGTGTGGACGCCTGGTCCACGAAGTACAGCTTGACGCCGTACGTGCCGTCATCAATGGGAATGCTGTAAGTCAGGCGGCGCTGCGCCTGCGGGACGGCGCCGACATTGCCGCGGTACGTGCGGTACAGGCCGGGGTCCGTGGTGTTGCCGACCGGCCCGGAATACGGCGTGGCGGGCTCGTCCACCGCCTGGGCGGGCGTGAAGTACACGTTCGTGTCGCCGGTGGGCGGGGCCACACGGTCCGGCAGCCACACCCGGCCGTCACTGCCCACGTAGGGCGCGCCCCCGTGGCCCATCTTCAGCAGGATCGGTGCGGGCTTCAGGTTCGTCATGACGTACAACTCGTCCTGGTAGTCGTCGTTCACGCCCTGGTAGTCGACCGCCATCATGTAGGCGTCCGGGATGCGCGCGCCGCTCGCGTCGGTCAGGGGCCAGAAGCGCAGGTGCTGCCCGCACAGGTCGGTGTTGTCCGGGGCATTGGCATACGTGGTGTAGGCCTCGCAGCCGTGGGGGTCGTCCCCGCCCGTCTGGCCGCGCTGGCGGTTGAGGGTCGCGTCGCTGAACTCGGCGTTGCCGCTGCCGGGATCGCCCGTGACGTTGAACCCGAAGGGCCCGCCGGGCGTGAACGTGTTCGACGGGCCGGGCGTGGCCGATCCCTGTCCCAGCGGGAAGAGGGTCTGGGCGCTGTCCGCCGCCGAGCGCTCGATGAGCGGGTGGAGGGTGCCGGGCGCCCCTTTGGCGTAGTACGCGAGCGTGGCGTGCTCGGTCTGGCCGGACCACGCGCCGATCTGCCGGACGGTGACGGGCCGGGTGGGATCGGCCGCCTCCCAGTATGCCGACAGCATCTCGTCTCCCTGCGCGACCACCGCGCCCCAGCGGTTGTACGGCTGCAGACTGCCGTCCGAGGGATCGGCGTCGTTCGTGGGCGGCGCGTCGCCCGGGCTGCTGAGCGCCACGTTCACGCTGAGCGCCTGCCGGATCAGCTCCAGGCTCGGCTCGTCGTATGCGTTGCTTGCGCTGGAGCGCTCCGACGTGGCCTGCCACAGCCCGGCGAGCTGCACGCTCAGGGTGGGATGGCCGGGATCGTTGGTCGTGACCGAGAAGGTGCCGGTGTATAGCCGCGGCGGCAGTGTGGGCGCCTGATCCCCGACGAACGTGAGTGGAAGGTCCACGCTGCCCCCCGGCGCGACCTGCAGCGGAAAGGCGACGCCTGGATCGAGCGTCCACGCCGGGTCGATCTGGGGCGAGCTCAGCGTGGCCGGCCCCGCGCCGATGTTGTGGATGCGGACGGTGGCGTGGTCGTGCACGGTGCACGGGGCCGCGACCAGCTGGCCGCCCACGATGCACTGGCCGCCGCTGTTGTCGTGAATGCGGCTGAATGCCAGCCGGGTCACGCCGCCGCCGGAGACCGGAAAGGCATCCAGGTTCTCGGTGCTCAGGACCGGTGAGGTGGCCGGTGCTGATGTCCCTGGAGGGGTCGGCGCGGTCGGCGGCGTCGTGCACGCGGCCAGCAGCGCGGTCAGCAGCAGTCCGGCGGCGCGGCCGGGTGGGCGCAGCGCCACCCATCTACGGTGCACGGTGCTGGTCCACGTGGCTGGACGGCTCGCCAGCGGGCCGGGCCGCGGGAGCCGTGTCCGGCGGGCCGTCGTCCTCATCCCTGGCACCCGCCCTGAATGCCCGGATGGCCGCGCCCGCGCTCCTGCCCAGGTGCGGCAGCCGGCGGGGACCGAACACGATCAGAAGGACCACGAACACGAGCAGCAGGTGAGCGGGTTGCAGGAGTCCGGTCATGCGTGCCTCCAGCGCGGCCCATGCCCCGGCCGCGTCTGTCCCATGCTGCCGGGGTCGCCTAACGCCACGCTGAAGTGGGGCCGGTGCTCATGCTCCGGTAAGGACTGTGCCGCTGGACGGTCATCCCAGCGGCATTAGGGAACGGCGGACCAGGGGTGCCGTCCACGAGGGCAGCCGGCACCGTTGGCTGGCGTCACTTGAAGTTGGCGTTGTAGTCGGCAATGGCGGCGTCGGCCCGCGTCTTGGCTTCCTTCAGGGCGTCGTTCACCGGCGTGCCGCTCAGCACGCGCTGCACGGCCTCCTCCACGATCTTGCGGGTGGCTGGACCGGCGCCGTTGAGTGCGCCGGCCGTGGCGGGGCTCGGAATGGTGTTCGTCTGCTGGTTGAACGCCACGAGTTGCAGCGGCGCCTTCGCCAGCCAGCCCTCCGCCCGGAGCCGCGCGATGGAGCTCTGGCGCACGGGGTAGTACCCGGTCAGCTTGTGCCACTCGGCCATGTTCTTGGTGTTCGTCATGAACAGCGCGAAGTCTAGGGCCGCCTCCGCTTTCTCCTTGCTGATGTTCTTGGCGATCCACAACGAGGCGCCGCCCAGCACCACGCCGTTGCGTTTGCTGCCGGTGGGAATGGGCAGCACGCCCACCCCCAGGTCAAACCCCGCCTTCTTCGCCGCGTCGCTGTTGTTGCCGATCTTCGAGGTGGACGTGACGTGGTACACGACCTTCTGGTTGTTGAAGATCGCGTCGCTGCCGTCGAAGTCCTCCAGCTTGCCGGTGTAGCTGTAGTACCCGTTGTCCTGGAGGGTCTTGAAGAAGGCAAAGATGGTCCGCGCGGCGGGCGTGTCGAGGTTGGTGGCGGTCGCGCGGCCGCTGCGCCCGTTGTCGTTGTTCAGGAAGGGCTGGCCCTGCTCGGCCATCCAGTTCTCGATGAACCAGCCGTTCAGGCTCATGCCGAAGCACTTCACGCCCAGTTTCGCCGCCTCGATCTTCTTGCAGTCGGCCAGCAGCCCGCCGAAAGTGGTGGGCGGCCGTTTAGGGTCCAGGCCCGCCTGCTTCATCAGGGTCTTGTTGTAGTACAGCACGGGGCTGGAGGAGTTGAACGGCAGGGAATTGACCTTCCCGCCGATGGTGTAGAAGTTGATGACCGGCTTGATGTAATCGCTGAAATCGACAGTCTTGATGCCGCTGACCGGCTGGAAGACGCCGCTGTCCAATGCGAGCTGGCTGCCACCCTCGAAGATCTGCGTCAGTGCGGGCGGCGTGTTCTGCCGGGCCGACAGGATGGTCGCCGTGATGAGATCGTTGTCGCTTCCCTTGAACGTGGGCATTACCTGAATACCAGGGTGGGCCTTGTTGTATTCACTCGCACGGTCCTGAATCCAGCCGCCCCGTTTTGCATCACCGAAGGTATGCCAGAACTCAATAGTCGTCTGTGCGGCCGCAACCTGCATTGAGCAGGCCGAAAGCGTGATAAAGAATCCGAGCTTTTTCATATCACCACCCTACGGTTTGAGGTTCCCGGGAGGTGTATTCGCCACTAAGATTCCCCGTCATACCGACCGGATTGACAGTTGCGTCCAGCACGCCAGATGGTCAGACGAACCATGTGGACACCATTGGGCGTCAGGAGAAAA from Deinococcus metalli includes:
- a CDS encoding ComEA family DNA-binding protein, whose protein sequence is MKHHLIALTAAALLLAPATAFAKTTHTAMPKAAHTMQRVHINRATARQLETLPGVGKKIAAEIVKDRPFKNMASLTTKIKGISAMNIKKLEGLVSFN
- a CDS encoding malectin domain-containing carbohydrate-binding protein gives rise to the protein MHRRWVALRPPGRAAGLLLTALLAACTTPPTAPTPPGTSAPATSPVLSTENLDAFPVSGGGVTRLAFSRIHDNSGGQCIVGGQLVAAPCTVHDHATVRIHNIGAGPATLSSPQIDPAWTLDPGVAFPLQVAPGGSVDLPLTFVGDQAPTLPPRLYTGTFSVTTNDPGHPTLSVQLAGLWQATSERSSASNAYDEPSLELIRQALSVNVALSSPGDAPPTNDADPSDGSLQPYNRWGAVVAQGDEMLSAYWEAADPTRPVTVRQIGAWSGQTEHATLAYYAKGAPGTLHPLIERSAADSAQTLFPLGQGSATPGPSNTFTPGGPFGFNVTGDPGSGNAEFSDATLNRQRGQTGGDDPHGCEAYTTYANAPDNTDLCGQHLRFWPLTDASGARIPDAYMMAVDYQGVNDDYQDELYVMTNLKPAPILLKMGHGGAPYVGSDGRVWLPDRVAPPTGDTNVYFTPAQAVDEPATPYSGPVGNTTDPGLYRTYRGNVGAVPQAQRRLTYSIPIDDGTYGVKLYFVDQASTHAGERVFDVSAQGQVVIHDLDIYQESGGQDQALVRTLPGVSVTGGVLTLTLSASADYPALSAIEIDR
- a CDS encoding Sec-independent protein translocase subunit TatA/TatB: MTGLLQPAHLLLVFVVLLIVFGPRRLPHLGRSAGAAIRAFRAGARDEDDGPPDTAPAARPAGEPSSHVDQHRAP
- a CDS encoding ABC transporter substrate-binding protein; translation: MKKLGFFITLSACSMQVAAAQTTIEFWHTFGDAKRGGWIQDRASEYNKAHPGIQVMPTFKGSDNDLITATILSARQNTPPALTQIFEGGSQLALDSGVFQPVSGIKTVDFSDYIKPVINFYTIGGKVNSLPFNSSSPVLYYNKTLMKQAGLDPKRPPTTFGGLLADCKKIEAAKLGVKCFGMSLNGWFIENWMAEQGQPFLNNDNGRSGRATATNLDTPAARTIFAFFKTLQDNGYYSYTGKLEDFDGSDAIFNNQKVVYHVTSTSKIGNNSDAAKKAGFDLGVGVLPIPTGSKRNGVVLGGASLWIAKNISKEKAEAALDFALFMTNTKNMAEWHKLTGYYPVRQSSIARLRAEGWLAKAPLQLVAFNQQTNTIPSPATAGALNGAGPATRKIVEEAVQRVLSGTPVNDALKEAKTRADAAIADYNANFK